The genomic region AAAAAGCCGACGTGAACGGCGGCTATAATTACAATGTTTCATATATGAAAGACGGTATTCTGAAAACAATAAATGCCGATTTAGTTCTTATGGGATACGGAAGAAAACCTGTTATACCTGAAGGAACAGTTAAAATAGGAATTGATTTTGATGCAAGAGGCAGGATAAAAATCAACGGCGCTATTCAGACTAATATTCCGCATATTTACGCATCGGGGGATGTGAACGGTCTTTCAATGCTTTTTCATTCCGCCGAAAGACAGTCGTTAGTCTGCGCCAATAATATTTTCGCCGGCAATACTCCAATAGACTATATGGACTTTAACGCAGTGCCGACTACCGTTTTTACGTTTCCAAAAGCTGCATACGCAGGTATTCTGCCGGCGCAGGCAGAGAAAACCGGTATTGATATTCTAGAATGTTCCTACGACTTTGTTGTGGATGCGAAAGCTCAAATTTATAACGAACTAAACGGGGAAATAAGAGAATTTTTTGACGCAAAAACTTTAAAAATTATCGGTGCATGGGTTATAGGAATAGACGCTGAACTTTTAATAGGCGAATTAGTTACTGCGATACAGAATTCATTAGATGTTCATACAGTAGCGAGTCTTCCAAATCAGCATCCGACAAGCAGCGAAGGCGTTGCTAAAGCAGCAAGAAAACTGCTGTAAGACTTTTATACATTATATGATATTCTACGATGCTAACATTGTATGCAAGTATGTAATTAATAAATATAATGGCAGAGCATACAATTACTATATTATAATATAGTATTATAATGTAGTGTTATAATATGTCTGCCGCACTTTTAATATAATAGATAATTATAATAATAAGTTAATTGATATAAAAAACGGAGGTTTTTCGTATGGAAAAGATTGATATTCTAAAAATTGCTTCTTTAAACGACGCAGAAAGAGAAAGCAGCATGCAGGAACTTTTTAAAACATTGCTTTCAATGTCTGATGCGGAAAAAACAGGCGCATTAAAAGAGCTTATTAAAGAAATGGCTGAAAAAGCGTCTGATACGCAGTATCTAAATCTTTGCAAAACCAATTTAAAACTTGCATCTGGCTTAGACGATGATACCTTGAAATCGTTTTTAAAACTCAGAATAAGCGTTTCTTCATCGCTTCCTAAAGATTTAGCCGAACGTGATATGAAATTCATAAAAGAGGGATTAAGCAAAGTAGATGAAAATACAAGAACTAAAATAAGCAAATTTATGCAGTAATATGCAGCAAAAAAAATCGGATGGCACTAATTTTCCGATAGTAGTAATAATGGAGACTAAATTAATGAATATAAATCTAAAAGGTAAAAGAGCCTTAATTACCGGAGCAAGTTCGGGGCTTGGCGAAATTATAGCTAAAGAATTTGCTGCCGACGGGGCAAAAATAGGTCTTAACTATCATTCGCACCCTGACGCCGCTGAAAAAATCGCTTCAAATATCAGAGAAAAGGGAGCCGAAGTGTTTACGCTGCAATCCGATGTTTCAGACGCAAAATCGGTTGAAGCGATGTTTGAGAAATTTATTAAACAATACGGCGGAATTGACATTCTTGTTAATAATGCGGGAATTGATGGAAACAGAGCTCTTGTTTGGGAGTCTGATATATCGGAATGGGAAAAAGTTGTTAAAATTAATCTTTTCGGTCCTTATTACTGTGCCAGGGAAGCGCTTAAATATATGGTGGTTCAAAAAAGCGGGGTTATTTTAAATATGACGTCAGTTCATGAAAATATTCCATGGAGCGGTTATAGCGGATATGCGGCGGCAAAAGCCGGCTTATCCATGTTGACAAAAACTATTGCACAGGAAGTAGGTTCTTCCGGAATAAGGGTTATGTCTTTAGCGCCAGGAGCTATTAAGACTCCTATTAATCAAAGCGTCTGGGGAAATGCAAATACCCTTGCCGACCTTATTGATAAAATTCCTTACGGCAGACTGGGCGAACGCGAAGAAGTCGCTAAAGCGGCCGCTTTTTTAGTATCTGAAAATGCTTCTTACATCACAGGCAGCACGCTCTTTGTAGACGGCGCTATGATAGACTACGCCAATTTTACCCATGGCGGCTGATTTATTATTTAACGCCGCGTGTTCATATCTGTTTTATTTAAGAGAATACATCTCTTAAATAAATTATGCAAAATATGTAAACAAAATATGTAAGTAAAATATGTCATACCGGCATATAGCACACATACTGCATATATAAATAATATTCAATATAAACAGACAAGAGGGGTTAAAAATGGCGGATACAGTATTTGCTCCCGGGTGGCCCGGGATTCCGGGACGCTGGACAAGCGCGAATAAAAGCGGCATAGGAACGGCTTTAAACGGCAGTCCGGTGTGGTTTACCATCTCTCACGGTATACTAAATGAGGTTTATTCTCCGGTTATAGACCAGGCTGCTATTAGAGATTTAGGTTTTATTGTCACCGCCGACGATGGATTTTTTTCCGAAGAAAAGCGCCATTCGGTTCACACTACAACGTATATTAATTCCGGTGTGCCAGCCTATCATATTGAAAGCCGATGCACAGCAGAACGCTACAGAATAGAAAAGGATATAATAGCCGACCCTGACAGAACGGTAGTTCTTTTAAGAGTAAGATTTATTGCTTTAAAACCTGGGAATTACAGGCTTTATGCTATTGCCGCTTCGCATTTAGATAATCACGGAGCCGGAAATACTGCATGGGTAGATACATATAAAGGAATAACCGGACTTTTTGCTTCGCGCAAGGCTAATGCAATCTGCCTTATGAGCAATACCGGATTTAAAACCTGTTCGGTCGGTTTTGTCGGTGTTTCCGACGGCTGGCAGGATTTAATCAGACACCGCAGTCTAACTTCTTATTACAACAGAGCAGAAAACGGCAATGTTGCCCTTACCGGCGAGATAGATTTAAAAAATCTAAAAGACTGTACTTTTGTTTTAGCGCTTGGATTCAGTCATTATCCGGTAGAAGCAGCGCTTCTGTCAAGAGCGTCCCTCAATGAAGGATTTGATTCTCTGCTTAATTCATACTCCAGACCGTGGCTGCGCTGGCAAGAATCAATTTTGCAAGCAGAAGATCGCAAACTTTTTTCAACAAGCGCTATGGTAATTCGTGTTCATCAGTCAAAAAATATTCCGGGAGCGATTTTAGCCAGTCTTGCAGTTCCGTGGGGTTTTTCTAAAGGAGACGGAGACCTTGGCGGATATCACTTAGTATGGCCGCGGGATATGGTAGAATCAGCAGGCGGTCTTCTTGCGGCTGATATAAAAACAGATGTGCGCGGCTCTCTTGTTTATCTTGAAGCTACTCAGGAATACGACGGGCACTGGCCTCAAAATATGTGGATTGACGGTTTGTCATACTGGGGCGGCGTGCAGATGGACGAAACAGCTTTGCCTATATTGCTTTTTGACCTTGCCAGACGTGAAAATGCTCTTTTAGATAACGACATTAATCGTTTTTGGCCTATGCTCAAAAAAGCGCTCATATATATAGCAAAAAACGGACCGGTTACTCAGCAGGACAGGTGGGAAGAGGACGGCGGATATACGCCTTTTACTATTGCATCGGAAATTGCGGCGCTTATTGCGGGAGCCGAGCTTGCCGAATTGGCTGGAGACGGGCACATTGCACCATATTTACGTGAAACTGCCGACATATGGTACTCCTGTATTGACCGCTGGCTTTATGTTAAAAATACGGAACTTGCAAAAAAAATCGGCGTGGAGGGCTATTACGTCAGAATTACCGCCGCAGATTTTGAAAACGGCGATGAGTATATTCCTATTAAAAATCGTCCGCCGGCTTCAAGCCATATGTCTGCAGATGCAGTAGTGTGCACTGATATTACGGCGTTAGTCCGTTTTGGTTTACGCAAAGCAGACGACCCGCGCATAATTAATACGCTGAAGGTTATAGATTCTTTACTCAAAGTAGAAACCCCCGCAGGTCCGTGCTGGCACCGTTATAATGACGACGGCTACGGCGAACACGCAGACGGCAGTCCTTTTGACGGCACTGGCATAGGACGATTATGGCCGTTACTTACGGGCGAGAGGGCGCACTATAATGTAGCTCTCGGAAATTTTAAAGAAGCCGTAAGACTGCTTGAAACTATGGAGAATCTTGCGAGTGACGGCGGACTGCTGCCTGAACAGGTATGGGACGGTCCTGATATTCCGGAGCGCGGTCTTTTTTTTGGTCATCCGACAGGTTCTGCGATGCCTTTAGTGTGGGCGCATGCGGAATATTTAAAATTAGTCCGTTCTATTACCGAAGAAAGAGTCTTTGATATGCCGCCTCAGACTGCCAACCGTTATTTAAAGAATAATATAAGCTCTAAGTTAATGCAGTGGCGCTTTAACCACAGACTCGGCAATATGCCTTGCGGCAGCACATTACGTATTGAAACGCTGGCTCCGGCGTCAATTTGCTGGAGCAGCGATAACTGGAATAAAATTGAAAATACAGAAACGACAGATTCAGGGCTTGGAATCTATTATGCAGACCTTAATACTGAAGACATAAAAGACGGCGGCACGATAATCTTTACGTTTTTTTGGACAGAAAGTAAAAGATGGGAAGGAAAAAATTTTCACGTGCGCGTCGTATAAATTGGCTAATCTGATCTGTTTCCGTTCCTCATTTATTGCAGTTATTTACAGCAATACTACAGTAATACAGATATACGTTTATATAGCTGCATATTTAATTGATGTCTTTTTCGCCCGATTTCACCACTTTTATTATTCTAAAATTATAGCCAATTAATATTATTATATTTTATTTTTTAGTCCCTATGGACATTTTTATTGCCTCATAAATATAGCAATATCAATGTGTTGCTCATAATTATGGTAAAGTTGGGTTAGTATCTTTATTGAAATATTCTGCAAGCAACTACACAATAAACCTTATTATCGGTTTATCATTCCCATTTAAAATATTTATTGCACTGAAACCTATGTATTACAATAATGTATGATGCAAGATTACAATATAGCCTTAATCTTGCAATAGAAAGTTATCTGCTCGGAAAAGGTGTCAGATTAATTTTTTTGCAAATATTTTCTTTGTTAATTGAACTACTCTATATGCAAAAAAATAAATCCGACACCTTTTCCTTTGACACCTTTTCCTTTTGCGGCGGCATATCATAACTGCGCAATGCATAGTATAATTTGCAAAACTTTAATATTGACATATCTTAAAATATAAATTATATTATACATATATTTATATTTATATATATATTGCGTCGTATATTAAATTTTTTTGTCTTATATGCGTGAAATCTGGTATATTATTACAATAGAGCATTACATTAAAATAAATTATATAAAAATTATATAACATTACTGGGGTAAAAACTATGGCAAAACTAAATATTAAAACTTACAAAAGAAGATTTGATTTAAAATTTTTATTTGCCTTCTTCTTGCTTTTGATGCTGCCGGTTATTTTTTCCGGATGCGCCAAAAAACAGATTCATATTAATCAGACTAAACATATATTTAAAGTATCCGCTATAAAGACGGGATATAAAATAATAAGTAAGTATTTAAATTCTCCCGGGAATGTCTATTCTACGAATAGCAGTATAATATCCGCGCATATAATGGGCTATATCGTTTACGACCCGCTTCATTCAGGCGAATTTGTTCGTAAAGGCGAGCTGCTCCTTAAAATCAGCGCTCCTGCGATAGGTTCTAAATATTTTGCTGCAAAGGCTAATTATTTGAACGCGAAAACAACTTTTGAAAGAATGAAAAGACTGTATAAAGAAAATTCCATATCAAAACAATCATTTGACAATGCAAATATGAGCTATAGGATTGCAAAAGCTAATTTGAACGAGGCGTTAAGCTATCTTGACTATAAAAATATTTATTCGCCTCTTACTGGCGAAATTACACAAAAAAATGTTTCTGAAGGAAATCTAGTTTCGCCGGGTCAAATGCTTTTAACTATACAGAATGTAAATTCAATAATATTTAAAACAAATGTTAATGTAAATTATTATAGAACTTTATTAAAAAATACAAATGTTAATTTAAAAATTAATTCTATAGATAAAAAAATAAAAGGCAGAATTATAACGGTGGTAAAATCTGCAAATCCTTATTCTCACACTATATTGGTAAGAATTAAAATATTGAATCCTTCTTCGGAAAATATATTGCCCGGTATGTACGGAGTAGCTTATTTTAAAATCGGACAGACAAAAGCTATGATTGTTCCTGCATCGGCAATATTCAGAAAATTAGGCATATCCGGTGTTTACATTGCGAATAAACAGGGAAAAGTAATGTTCCAGCCTGTAAAAAAAGGTCCTGTTTATAACAATAAATACATAATTATTCTAAACGGTTTGCAGCCCGGGTTAACGGTAATAACCTCAGGAATAAACAAACTAGAAGGCGGCGATTATGTTTTGCCGATATTTCAAAGATAAGACCGTATAATATTTTATTTTAGTTTATTTTATTTTAGTTTATATTATATTATTTTATTTTATTTTATTTTATTTTATTTTCCATTTTTCTTTTTATCTCTTTGCAGGATAGGAATTATAGAAAATAGAGATTAAAAATAATAATAAAGGGATAAAGCGGAGATTAAAACAAAAAAACTGCAAAATTTTTAATATTAACACATTAATAATTATAGCAAGTCGGAGCTTTTTAAATATGGAAAAAAATTTTAGCGCTAAAATAACCGAATATTTTCTAGAAAATAAGATTACGCTTCTGTTGATATTTTTTATCATAGGTTTCGGTGTAATTGCTGTTTTGCTAACCCCAAGGCAGTATAACCCGCAAATAATCGTTCCTGCGGCAAATATTATTGTCAGATTTCCAGGAGCTACTGCAAACGAGGTTCAAAATTTAGTCAGCGATCCGCTTGAAAGGAAGATGTGGCAGATTCCAGGCGTTAAGCATGTTTATTCCATTTCTATGAATTCCGAGTCTATAGTGACGGTTCAGTTTCATGTGAATGCCGACAGAAATCAGAGTTTGGTGGATGTTTACAATAAGGTTTTTTCAAATCTTAATGAAATGCCTAAAGGCGTAATGCGTCCTTTGATTAAACCTATTGATGTAAATCATGTTCCGATACTTGACATAACGCTGTGGAGCAAAAAATTTTCAAACGGTAAATTGACCACAATAGCAGACAGGATTTTAAATAAATTAGACGCTGTTCATGGCACCGGAGTGACATTTTTGAACGGCGCAAGGTACAAACAGCTCAATGTATATCTGAATCCCGTTAAAATGAGCGCATATAATATTTCTCCTCTGACGGTAGCGCAGGAATTGAAAAATACAAATGTTTCGCTGCCTGTCGGGTTTTTACAGAATAACAATAAAAAGGCATTTGTTACCGCGGGCGGTTATTTTCACCATGTCGGTTCCGTCAAAAATTTTATTGTTGCCGTGTTTCATGGACATCCTGTTTATTTAAAAAATATTGCAAAAATTAAATATACATATAAATCCTTACATTTTCTGTCTGAAATCGGTTTTGGGAAAAATTATTCTGAAATAAATCCTCATGATAAAATTGTACATGGACTAAAAGGTTTA from Candidatus Acididesulfobacter guangdongensis harbors:
- a CDS encoding dehydrogenase, coding for MEKIDILKIASLNDAERESSMQELFKTLLSMSDAEKTGALKELIKEMAEKASDTQYLNLCKTNLKLASGLDDDTLKSFLKLRISVSSSLPKDLAERDMKFIKEGLSKVDENTRTKISKFMQ
- a CDS encoding glucose 1-dehydrogenase yields the protein MNINLKGKRALITGASSGLGEIIAKEFAADGAKIGLNYHSHPDAAEKIASNIREKGAEVFTLQSDVSDAKSVEAMFEKFIKQYGGIDILVNNAGIDGNRALVWESDISEWEKVVKINLFGPYYCAREALKYMVVQKSGVILNMTSVHENIPWSGYSGYAAAKAGLSMLTKTIAQEVGSSGIRVMSLAPGAIKTPINQSVWGNANTLADLIDKIPYGRLGEREEVAKAAAFLVSENASYITGSTLFVDGAMIDYANFTHGG
- a CDS encoding glucan 1,4-alpha-glucosidase, with protein sequence MADTVFAPGWPGIPGRWTSANKSGIGTALNGSPVWFTISHGILNEVYSPVIDQAAIRDLGFIVTADDGFFSEEKRHSVHTTTYINSGVPAYHIESRCTAERYRIEKDIIADPDRTVVLLRVRFIALKPGNYRLYAIAASHLDNHGAGNTAWVDTYKGITGLFASRKANAICLMSNTGFKTCSVGFVGVSDGWQDLIRHRSLTSYYNRAENGNVALTGEIDLKNLKDCTFVLALGFSHYPVEAALLSRASLNEGFDSLLNSYSRPWLRWQESILQAEDRKLFSTSAMVIRVHQSKNIPGAILASLAVPWGFSKGDGDLGGYHLVWPRDMVESAGGLLAADIKTDVRGSLVYLEATQEYDGHWPQNMWIDGLSYWGGVQMDETALPILLFDLARRENALLDNDINRFWPMLKKALIYIAKNGPVTQQDRWEEDGGYTPFTIASEIAALIAGAELAELAGDGHIAPYLRETADIWYSCIDRWLYVKNTELAKKIGVEGYYVRITAADFENGDEYIPIKNRPPASSHMSADAVVCTDITALVRFGLRKADDPRIINTLKVIDSLLKVETPAGPCWHRYNDDGYGEHADGSPFDGTGIGRLWPLLTGERAHYNVALGNFKEAVRLLETMENLASDGGLLPEQVWDGPDIPERGLFFGHPTGSAMPLVWAHAEYLKLVRSITEERVFDMPPQTANRYLKNNISSKLMQWRFNHRLGNMPCGSTLRIETLAPASICWSSDNWNKIENTETTDSGLGIYYADLNTEDIKDGGTIIFTFFWTESKRWEGKNFHVRVV
- a CDS encoding efflux RND transporter periplasmic adaptor subunit; this encodes MAKLNIKTYKRRFDLKFLFAFFLLLMLPVIFSGCAKKQIHINQTKHIFKVSAIKTGYKIISKYLNSPGNVYSTNSSIISAHIMGYIVYDPLHSGEFVRKGELLLKISAPAIGSKYFAAKANYLNAKTTFERMKRLYKENSISKQSFDNANMSYRIAKANLNEALSYLDYKNIYSPLTGEITQKNVSEGNLVSPGQMLLTIQNVNSIIFKTNVNVNYYRTLLKNTNVNLKINSIDKKIKGRIITVVKSANPYSHTILVRIKILNPSSENILPGMYGVAYFKIGQTKAMIVPASAIFRKLGISGVYIANKQGKVMFQPVKKGPVYNNKYIIILNGLQPGLTVITSGINKLEGGDYVLPIFQR